Proteins encoded by one window of Fusobacterium sp.:
- a CDS encoding flavocytochrome c → MKKIGIIFGILILCTTIFGEIQKYETDVVIIGAGGAGMTAAIEAFDAGANVILLEKMAFPGGNTVRSKGGLNAAETSTQKEMKITDSVKDFYEDTMKGGKDINNPEVVKYFTENSADTVEWLKGIGMDLNDVGAGAGAKNPRMHRPTGGISIGGVLVKTLAENVEKRNIRVFYRTEAQSLIINNGKIEGVKAKDLIRNNEIEISSKAVVIATGGFAANEELYTKYRKDLKGFITTNHPGADGSGIVMAEKAGAELVDMEYIQTNPTVEQSKAEVISESVRGNGAIFVNKKGIRFISEMETRDKLSAVILEQPEEYVYIIFDQGLRERMKAVEEMNQIGILITGKDIKELAGKISVDPKVLEESIAKWNSYVKNGKDEEFGRTTGMKFTLEKGPFYAIPVAPGVHHTMGGIKINSKTEVLDKNNKAIKGLYAAGEVTGGVHGANRLGGNAVADIIIFGRQAAKQSIEYIGKNKLIGNKKIEKVESIIKINSELKAQYKDGTYKATSKGHNGDVTVEVVVKNGFIDSIKTVESKETEMIFKGVENEMIPAMIYNQTSDVDMVTGATVSSRAVRSAVKKALQN, encoded by the coding sequence ATGAAGAAAATAGGAATAATTTTTGGAATTTTAATTTTGTGTACAACTATTTTTGGGGAAATACAGAAATATGAAACTGATGTAGTAATAATAGGTGCTGGTGGAGCTGGGATGACAGCTGCTATTGAAGCCTTTGATGCTGGAGCAAATGTAATCTTACTTGAAAAAATGGCTTTTCCTGGTGGGAATACAGTAAGATCAAAGGGTGGATTAAATGCTGCAGAAACTTCTACTCAAAAAGAAATGAAAATAACAGACAGTGTTAAAGATTTTTATGAAGATACTATGAAGGGAGGAAAAGATATAAATAATCCTGAAGTAGTGAAGTATTTTACAGAAAATTCAGCAGATACTGTAGAATGGTTAAAGGGAATAGGAATGGATTTAAATGATGTAGGGGCAGGAGCAGGGGCAAAAAATCCTCGTATGCACAGACCAACTGGAGGAATAAGTATAGGTGGAGTTCTTGTTAAAACTTTAGCTGAAAATGTTGAAAAGAGAAATATAAGAGTTTTTTATAGAACTGAAGCACAAAGTCTCATAATAAATAATGGAAAAATTGAAGGAGTAAAGGCTAAAGATTTGATTAGAAATAATGAGATTGAGATATCTTCTAAAGCTGTTGTAATAGCTACTGGTGGATTTGCTGCAAATGAAGAATTATATACAAAATATCGTAAGGATCTGAAAGGATTTATAACTACAAATCATCCAGGAGCAGATGGAAGTGGAATAGTAATGGCTGAGAAAGCAGGAGCAGAATTGGTAGATATGGAATATATTCAGACTAATCCAACTGTTGAACAATCTAAAGCTGAAGTTATTTCAGAATCTGTAAGAGGTAATGGAGCTATATTTGTAAATAAAAAAGGAATACGTTTTATTAGTGAAATGGAAACTAGAGATAAACTTTCAGCAGTCATTCTTGAGCAGCCTGAAGAATATGTTTATATAATATTTGATCAAGGTCTTAGAGAAAGAATGAAGGCAGTAGAAGAAATGAATCAGATAGGTATATTAATAACAGGAAAAGATATTAAAGAACTTGCAGGAAAAATTTCTGTAGATCCTAAAGTGTTAGAAGAGTCAATAGCTAAATGGAATAGTTATGTAAAAAATGGGAAAGATGAAGAATTTGGAAGAACAACAGGAATGAAATTTACTTTAGAAAAAGGGCCATTTTATGCAATTCCAGTAGCACCAGGAGTTCATCATACTATGGGAGGAATCAAAATTAATTCAAAAACTGAAGTTTTAGATAAAAATAATAAAGCAATAAAAGGTCTTTATGCAGCTGGAGAAGTAACTGGTGGAGTACATGGTGCTAATAGACTTGGTGGAAATGCTGTTGCTGATATAATTATCTTTGGTCGTCAAGCAGCAAAACAATCAATTGAATACATAGGGAAAAACAAGTTGATTGGAAATAAAAAAATTGAAAAAGTTGAATCAATAATAAAAATTAATTCAGAATTAAAAGCTCAGTATAAAGATGGAACATATAAAGCTACATCTAAAGGTCATAATGGAGATGTTACTGTTGAAGTTGTTGTAAAGAATGGATTTATAGACAGCATAAAAACAGTAGAATCAAAAGAAACAGAAATGATATTTAAAGGTGTAGAAAATGAAATGATACCAGCAATGATATATAATCAAACATCTGATGTAGATATGGTTACAGGGGCTACTGTATCAAGTAGAGCTGTAAGATCAGCAGTTAAAAAAGCGTTACAAAATTAA